ATATATAAAAAACGTCACAACACTTGAGCTTGATGCGGAAAAATGCACTGGTTGCTCGATGTGTGCTATTGTTTGCCCTCATAATGTTTTTGAGATTAAGAACAAAAAATCAAAAATTCTTGATAAAGATTTATGTATGGAATGTGGAGCTTGTCAGAAAAATTGCCCAGAAAATGCCATTAAAGTTCAAACAGGTGTAGGATGTGCCGCAGGCATTATAATTGGTTTTATTAAAGGAACCGAACCTGACTGTAGTTGCGGAGAAGGTTCTTCATGCTGCTAATATACGCTGTCAGTCTGAGGCTCTCGAAGACTGACCGTCACCCTTCGAGAACCTCAGTGTGATAAATTATTTTAACAATTTATACGTTAAATCTGATATTCAAAATATCACCATCTTCAACAATATAATTTTTGCCTTCTATAAATAATTTACCTTTTTCTTTACAAGCCTGTTCGGTTTTAAGTGTTGTATAATCTATATATTTCATTACCTCGGCACGAATAAATCCACGCTCTAAATCGCTATGAATTACTCCTGCTGCATTTGGTGCAGTCATACCCTTTTTAATAGTCCACGCACGAATTTCTTTTACTCCTACTGTAAAAAATGTAAGTAAATTTAATGACTCGTAAGCTGCACGAACCAGCTTGTTAACACCGGGCTCTAATAATCCGGCATCTTCCAAAAACATTTTACGATCATCATCACTTTCCAATTCAGCAATTTCAGATTCTAACTTACCTGCAATTATTAATACTTCGGCACTTTGTTCTGAAAGATATTCAGCCATTGCTTTTGAAAAACTATTACCATTTACAGCTGATGCAGAGTCAACATTAGCAACATAAATAACTTTCTTTGCCGATAAAAGAAAAACATCATCAGCATGTCGTTTATCATGCTCTGGCAAATCTATTGTTCGTGCTGGTTTAAAAGATTCCAGATGCTCTTTATAAAGCTGCATTATTTCAATTCCTCGTTTTGCATCTTTATCCCCGGCTTTTAAATTTTTCTCAAGTCGTAAAATCTTTTTTTCTACTGATTCCAAATCACGAGCCTGAAGTTCAAGCTCAATATTTTCTATATCTCTAATAGGATTTACTGTAATGTCAGGATGCGGAATTGTAGGATCGTCAAAACATCTAACAACGTGTAATAACGCATCTGTATTTCTTATTTCTGTCAATAACCTATTACCTGAACTTTCGTTATTTCCCGCACCTCTAACTAAACCGGGAATATCAACAATAGCAACTGTTGCATGAACAATCTTTTCTGAATGTTCTAATTTATCTAACTCATACAATCTATTATCGGGAACCTGAATAACACCAACATTTGGTTTATTTGAGAATGATTCAGTTGAAGCTTTATTATTTGAGATACAATTAAAAATAGTTGTTTTTCCAGAACCAGTTATTCCGATAATTCCACATTGTAAAGCCATAAATACAGTTTTAAATTATATGCAAATTTAGAAAAAGCTAATGGAAAAAAGACTATAATAAAAAAATCAATTATAAATCTCTACTGCTGTCTTCCTTCAATACTACAAAGCATAATTCCTGCTGCAAGAATTAATCTTCTGTCTATTGGAGGTTTTGGATGTGTAATAGACAAAGTATATTTTAATACAAAAGGATTAAAATGCTGTTGAATTTTTGCAATCTCAACACCAGTAATATCTGTAATTATATAGTTCTGAGGAACCAAATTAATAAACCTACTTAGCAAAGCACCTCCCAAACTGGTTTCTTTAAGTTTTCCAATTTCAGTTCCTTCAGGAGATAAATAAAGCCACTCATCACTTAGCAATGACTTAAGTCCTTTTCGTTTTAAGGAACCAACATGTTCTCCTGTTTTTGTATCGTTTACATTATAAGTAGCAGAAAAATCAATAAATCTAGGCGTTTTAATATTAATTAGCTCTTCTGATTTTGTCTGATCGGAATATATTCTAAAATCCTCTTTTAACTTAAATGCCTTTTGTTCAGAATACAACAACAAATTCATTTCTTTGTCTAAAACTTTAAATGAGCCACCAAAAAGTTTAAATACTTTTTTTCTGAAAATGTAAGTCGATTGGTTAAAGGCCTGATTCATAATTTTATTATTTTTAAAATTGATATATTATATTATGTAAAAATACTTAATTAAATGGAATGACTAAAAAGAATATTTATCTTTGATTTTAAATAGTTTTTAAATGATAAAAGGAATATTATATCGTCTATCACCGGGAGCAAAATTTGCAGTTTCATTATTAATAATTGTTACCTGCTTCTTTTTACTGTATTTTATTGGAATAGTAATTTCAATAACTGTTTTTAAATGGAATATACTACAAAACCCTGCTCTTTTATCTGATTTTTCTAATCCTCAAACTATTCAGGTACTAAAATTTTTGCAGCTAATTCAGAGTATAGGAATATTTTTACTCCCCCCATTAATTATAGGTTATCTCTGTTATCCATCATTAACTGAATTTTTGCGTTTAAAACGCAAACCTTCATTAATAACATTTGCATTAACTTTATTAGCAGGAATATTCTTTCTTCCATTTTCTAACTGGCTTGCTTATATAAATTCTTATCTTGAATTACCTGCATTTATGAGCTGGGTAGAACAATGGATGAGGAGTTCTGAGGCATCTGCAGCAAAGCTAACCGAGGCCTTTTTAAATGTAAATGACACCACCGGACTATTATATAATATTGTTTTAATTGCTGTATTACCTGCAATTGGTGAAGAGTTATTATTCAGAGGATTGTTACAAAGAATTTTCACACAGTGGTCAAAAAGTTCGCATTGGGGAATCTGGATTTCTGCATTTATTTTTTCAGCAATACACTTACAGTTTTTCGGATTTTTACCTAGATTTTTTCTTGGAGTATTCTTCGGATATTTATTAGAAATAACAGGCAGCCTATGGATTCCTATTTTAGCACATTTTATTAATAACTTTACTGGTGTATTGTTATCATATTTTATAGCAAATCATACAATACCTGAAAAATCTAATGATTTTGGTATGACATCGGGAACATGGATATACGGAATTTTAGGAGGAATACTTGGATGCCTAATGCTTTGGCTAGTTATTCGTAAAGAAAATAGAGTATTGTAGCTGTTCTTTATTTTCTTCTTCTATAACATCAGTTTCTAACAAATCTCTTCTTTCCTGCTGTAATGTAGTTTCGGCCATTATTTCAGCTTCGCTAACAAACTCATCAGTTTCTATTTCATTTGTAACTTCTACAGATTGTTTTTCATCTCTTTCGTAAGGTCTGTAAACATATACAACACCATATTTTGAAGCTTTATCACGTCGTACATCTTCTGGCAAAAGATCAAAAGTTGCTTCAACCTCATTCCAACAAGTTAAAATCAGTAAATCTGCTTCTGAACGCATTGATGCTATCTTATCAGTAGCATATGCTGTGGTTTTTTGCAATACTTTCTGATAACGAACTGCCTCAAGAAAATGCTCATATCTTACTCTTACAACAGCAGCTGTGGGATTTGTTATAGGGTTGCCTCCATTTGAAATACGCTCTGCTTCGCCCTTTATTAGTTTATCACCCCAGAAAGCTATATCTTTTTCGTTATTTAAATTAGGTAATTTTGAATCGTTTTCTCTTAACCCATAAAATTTTCGTGCTGCCGGCATTATTTCGCCTCTCATTATAGCAAAATTTAACACTTGATAAAAATGAGAAATATATAATTTTGCTTTTCTTGTAATAACACCTAATTCTTTACTTTTTGAAGATTGTGAAGAAAATGAAGATTTTTGTTGCTGCATCATTTGCTCAAAAGAAGTGTAAAAATTACGCATCTTTTGTAATGTTGACTGTGAAAATGCTAGCTTAAAAGGAGGAATCTCAACACCTGCAGCTAAAGCCATTTTTAAAGCTTTTAATCTTGCAATATCGGTATTTGGTAATCTTCTATATGGCATTTAGTCAAAAAAATTTATTTTTGGTTAATGCGAAGATAGGGTATCGTATTTCAATGTAATGTATATTCTCAACTAAAATATAAACATTTAACTGTTAATATCATTACACACTTAGATTGTTATAATAAAGGCAATTATAAAGACTAAAAAAAATAATAACAAGTAATTACATGAAAATTATTTAATATTGATAAAACTAGATACGATGTTTTTTTTAATCTTTTTTTTAGAATATTATTCTTCCATCCATTTATAGACTTTATCATTTCTTCTTAACACAACAGATGAAGGAATACTGCAAACCGAGCCCTTAGCAGCAGTTCCAGAAGATTTATCTTCTAATCTTATTTCAGATAACTTAATTTCAACAACACCAGACGAAGGGCCTATTACCAAAATATTATCACCAATAGTAATTTCCCCTGTTTCTATTAGTAATTCAACAACGTTAATATTTTTAAAGTAATTTGTAACTTTTCCAATATACACTTTTCTCTTTGTTGCTGATGATCCATAATTTCTTGTCCACTCTCCTATTTTAGCACCTAAATAATAACCTTCCCAAAACCCTCTGTTATAAACGGATTTTAACCTGGTTGTCCATATCTCAATTTTATCTTCATTGAAATCGTTATTTTTCCATGATAAAACTGCTTCGTTATAACATTCTGTTACAACTTTTACATACTCGGGAGCTCTTGCACGACCTTCTATTTTAAGAACCGTAACTCCTGCATCCAATATTTTATCCAGAATATGAATAGTACACAAATCTTTTGGTGACATTATATACTCATTATCAATTTCTAGTTGATAGTCACTTCCCTTTTCTGTAACAGTATATCCTCTCCGACAATTTTGCAAACAACTTCCACGATTTGCGGAATGATTATTTTCGTGCAAGCTAATATAACATTTACCACTAACAGACATGCATAAAGCACCATGTACAAATATTTCAATTCTAACTTTATTTCCTGAAGGACCTAATAAATTTTCTTCATCTATTTTTTTACATATTTCTGCAGTTTGCAAAACAGTAAGCTCTCTTGCAAGCACCATAACATCGCAGTATTTTGAAAAAAACTTTACTGCCTGATAATTTGAAATATTTAATTGTGTTGATGCATGAATTTCGATTCCTGCTTGTTTAGCACATTCTAAGGCAGCCATGTCGCTTGCTATAACGGCTGTTACTCCTGCATGTTTTGCTGCATCAATTAAAATCTGCATTTCTGATATTTCGTTATCATAAATAACAGTATTAACTGTTAAGTAGCTTTTTACA
This genomic interval from Bacteroidia bacterium contains the following:
- a CDS encoding 4Fe-4S binding protein, producing MTGLTYIKNVTTLELDAEKCTGCSMCAIVCPHNVFEIKNKKSKILDKDLCMECGACQKNCPENAIKVQTGVGCAAGIIIGFIKGTEPDCSCGEGSSCC
- the ychF gene encoding redox-regulated ATPase YchF — its product is MALQCGIIGITGSGKTTIFNCISNNKASTESFSNKPNVGVIQVPDNRLYELDKLEHSEKIVHATVAIVDIPGLVRGAGNNESSGNRLLTEIRNTDALLHVVRCFDDPTIPHPDITVNPIRDIENIELELQARDLESVEKKILRLEKNLKAGDKDAKRGIEIMQLYKEHLESFKPARTIDLPEHDKRHADDVFLLSAKKVIYVANVDSASAVNGNSFSKAMAEYLSEQSAEVLIIAGKLESEIAELESDDDRKMFLEDAGLLEPGVNKLVRAAYESLNLLTFFTVGVKEIRAWTIKKGMTAPNAAGVIHSDLERGFIRAEVMKYIDYTTLKTEQACKEKGKLFIEGKNYIVEDGDILNIRFNV
- a CDS encoding CPBP family intramembrane metalloprotease → MIKGILYRLSPGAKFAVSLLIIVTCFFLLYFIGIVISITVFKWNILQNPALLSDFSNPQTIQVLKFLQLIQSIGIFLLPPLIIGYLCYPSLTEFLRLKRKPSLITFALTLLAGIFFLPFSNWLAYINSYLELPAFMSWVEQWMRSSEASAAKLTEAFLNVNDTTGLLYNIVLIAVLPAIGEELLFRGLLQRIFTQWSKSSHWGIWISAFIFSAIHLQFFGFLPRFFLGVFFGYLLEITGSLWIPILAHFINNFTGVLLSYFIANHTIPEKSNDFGMTSGTWIYGILGGILGCLMLWLVIRKENRVL
- a CDS encoding U32 family peptidase — translated: MREHSNIEVMSPVGSYENLMAAIQGGASSVYFGVGNLNMRSKSTFNFTVDDLNKIVAICNEHNVKSYLTVNTVIYDNEISEMQILIDAAKHAGVTAVIASDMAALECAKQAGIEIHASTQLNISNYQAVKFFSKYCDVMVLARELTVLQTAEICKKIDEENLLGPSGNKVRIEIFVHGALCMSVSGKCYISLHENNHSANRGSCLQNCRRGYTVTEKGSDYQLEIDNEYIMSPKDLCTIHILDKILDAGVTVLKIEGRARAPEYVKVVTECYNEAVLSWKNNDFNEDKIEIWTTRLKSVYNRGFWEGYYLGAKIGEWTRNYGSSATKRKVYIGKVTNYFKNINVVELLIETGEITIGDNILVIGPSSGVVEIKLSEIRLEDKSSGTAAKGSVCSIPSSVVLRRNDKVYKWMEE